A window of the Ochotona princeps isolate mOchPri1 chromosome 30, mOchPri1.hap1, whole genome shotgun sequence genome harbors these coding sequences:
- the A4GNT gene encoding alpha-1,4-N-acetylglucosaminyltransferase: MLKELQLALTVVLLLACGFVFQLSPRSGCLFCLSSPKTQQDPEALLSHGRGIVFLETSDRMEPTPLVSCAVESAAKIYPERPVAFFLKGLHNATQPLSDSTHPALSLLSAIDNVFLFPLDMRSLLKDTPLFPWYTRVNISIQRNWLHVSSDACRLAAIWKYGGIYMDTDVISIRPIPEENFLAAQASRYSSNGVFGFLPQHPFLWGCMENFVEHYNSAIWGHQGPALMTRMLRVWCKLGDFQELSDLKCLNLSFLHPQRFYPISYPQWRQYYQVWDTEPSFNHSYALHLWNYMNREQKTVVRGSNTLVEHLFRKYCPRTYQDVVRGPEGSVTKAMGTGSS, translated from the exons ATGCTGAAGGAACTCCAGCTCGCCCTGACGGTCGTCCTGCTGCTTGCCTGCGGCTTCGTCTTCCAGCTGTCCCCGCGCTCCGGCTGCCTCTTTTGTCTGTCTTCCCCCAAGACCCAGCAGGACCCTGAAGCCCTCTTGAGCCACGGGCGGGGCATCGTGTTCCTGGAGACCTCGGACAGGATGGAGCCTACGCCTCTGGTCTCCTGCGCTGTGGAGTCGGCTGCCAAGATCTACCCAGAGCGTCCCGTGGCCTTCTTCCTGAAGGGGCTGCACAATGCCACACAGCCACTCTCTGACTCCACTCACCcggctctgtccctcctctccgcAATAGACAACGTCTTCCTCTTCCCGTTGGACATGAGAAGCCTGCTGAAAGACACCCCGTTGTTTCCCTGGTACACCCGG GTCAATATCAGCATACAGAGGAACTGGCTCCACGTCAGCTCGGATGCGTGCCGCCTGGCTGCCATCTGGAAGTACGGTGGCATCTACATGGACACTGATGTCATCTCCATCAGGCCCATCCCCGAGGAGAACTTCCTGGCCGCCCAGGCCTCTCGGTACTCCAGTAACGGGGTTTTTGGGTTTCTGCCCCAGCACCCCTTTTTATGGGGCTGCATGGAAAACTTTGTGGAGCATTACAATTCAGCCATTTGGGGCCACCAGGGCCCTGCGCTGATGACCAGGATGCTGAGGGTGTGGTGTAAGCTCGGAGACTTCCAGGAGCTGAGCGACCTCAAGTGTCTGAACTTGTCCTTCCTGCATCCCCAGCGCTTCTACCCAATCTCCTATCCACAGTGGAGACAGTACTACCAAGTGTGGGACACGGAGCCGAGCTTCAACCACTCTTACGCCCTGCACTTGTGGAACTACATGAACCGGGAGCAGAAGACTGTGGTGCGCGGGAGCAACACCCTGGTGGAACATCTCTTCCGCAAGTACTGTCCCAGGACGTACCAGGATGTGGTTCGAGGCCCAGAGGGGTCAGTGACCAAGGCCATGGGCACGGGCAGCTCATAG